The proteins below come from a single Streptomyces sp. M92 genomic window:
- a CDS encoding TetR/AcrR family transcriptional regulator, with the protein MSPQAPTPAYRRLSVEERRVQLLEAALALFAHRPPEEVSLDDVAEQAGVSRPLVYRYFPGGKQQLYEAALRSAADELRLCFDEPREGPLLTRLSRALDRYLTFVDEHDTGFSALLRGGSVAETSRTSSIVDGVRRAAAEHIMSHLDVAEPGPRLHMTVRMWITAVEAASLMWLDEGKQPPLDEMREWLVEQFLAVLTVTARRDPQTAALVEALAADL; encoded by the coding sequence ATGAGTCCGCAGGCCCCCACCCCCGCCTACCGCCGCCTCAGCGTCGAGGAGCGCCGCGTCCAGCTGCTGGAGGCCGCGCTCGCCCTCTTCGCGCACCGGCCGCCGGAGGAGGTCTCCCTGGACGACGTGGCCGAGCAGGCCGGGGTCTCGCGGCCGCTGGTGTACCGGTACTTCCCGGGCGGCAAGCAGCAGCTGTACGAGGCCGCGCTCCGGTCGGCCGCCGACGAGCTGCGGCTGTGCTTCGACGAACCCCGCGAGGGTCCGCTGCTGACACGGCTCTCCCGCGCCCTGGACCGCTACCTCACCTTCGTCGACGAGCACGACACCGGTTTCAGCGCCCTGCTGCGCGGCGGCAGCGTCGCCGAGACCTCCCGGACCTCCTCCATCGTGGACGGCGTACGCCGGGCCGCCGCCGAGCACATCATGAGCCACCTGGACGTCGCCGAACCGGGCCCGCGGCTCCACATGACCGTCCGGATGTGGATCACGGCGGTGGAGGCGGCGTCGCTGATGTGGCTGGACGAGGGCAAGCAGCCGCCCCTCGACGAGATGCGGGAGTGGCTGGTGGAGCAGTTCCTCGCCGTCCTGACGGTCACCGCCCGCCGGGACCCGCAGACGGCGGCGCTGGTCGAGGCGCTCGCGGCGGACCTCTGA